In Pedobacter sp. WC2423, the following are encoded in one genomic region:
- a CDS encoding aminodeoxychorismate/anthranilate synthase component II yields the protein MQKKILVIDNYDSFTYNLVHLINELGREAEVWRNDKFSLADVAQFDKILLSPGPGIPSEAGLLLEVIRTYAAEKSILGICLGQQAIAEAFGGQLLNLGRPMHGIATPINVIDKEEFLFNDCPELINVGRYHSWVVSREGFPAELIITATDTSEEIMALRHQTYDVRGVQFHPESVLTEYGKEMMKNWLDN from the coding sequence ATGCAAAAGAAAATATTAGTCATAGATAATTATGATTCATTTACCTATAATTTAGTGCATTTAATTAATGAATTGGGCAGAGAAGCAGAAGTGTGGAGAAATGATAAATTTTCCCTGGCTGATGTCGCTCAATTTGATAAGATTTTATTATCACCCGGCCCTGGTATACCATCAGAAGCAGGATTACTCTTAGAAGTGATCAGGACCTATGCAGCTGAAAAAAGTATTCTGGGTATCTGTCTTGGACAACAGGCTATTGCTGAAGCATTTGGTGGTCAGTTGTTAAATTTAGGCAGACCTATGCACGGCATAGCTACACCTATAAACGTAATTGATAAGGAAGAATTCTTATTTAATGACTGTCCTGAATTAATTAACGTAGGCCGGTATCATTCATGGGTTGTTAGCCGGGAAGGTTTTCCGGCTGAATTGATTATTACCGCTACTGATACAAGTGAGGAGATTATGGCACTCAGACATCAGACTTATGATGTTCGTGGTGTACAGTTTCATCCGGAAAGCGTGCTGACGGAATACGGAAAAGAAATGATGAAAAATTGGTTAGATAATTAA
- the rbfA gene encoding 30S ribosome-binding factor RbfA has translation MESKRQQKFAGVLQEELATLFQREGAEYLPNTLVTITKVRVSPDLAVAKVYLSFLSTNNTGLSIATVNSHAGEIRYKLGARIRHQVRVVPSLTFFLDDTNTYVEHMDKIFDKISKERKEQGGEEETTED, from the coding sequence ATGGAAAGTAAACGTCAACAGAAATTTGCTGGTGTACTGCAAGAGGAATTAGCGACATTATTTCAAAGAGAAGGGGCAGAGTACTTACCCAATACATTAGTTACGATTACAAAAGTCCGCGTATCTCCGGATTTAGCGGTAGCCAAGGTTTACCTGAGCTTTTTAAGCACAAATAATACAGGACTATCCATTGCAACCGTAAATTCTCATGCTGGAGAAATCAGGTATAAACTGGGTGCGCGTATTCGTCACCAGGTAAGAGTTGTACCAAGTTTGACTTTCTTTTTGGATGATACAAACACGTATGTGGAACATATGGATAAGATCTTCGATAAGATTTCAAAAGAACGTAAAGAACAGGGCGGAGAAGAAGAAACAACAGAAGACTAA
- a CDS encoding DUF1800 family protein has product MDRKDNFSNIKHLYNRAGFGIAYPDLLQLSKRKISKAINALFVSPVPGNELTTVTSDEFKQQQLTLSGLNGKKELTPEEKQQREDITKARNEKSRDLNLNWIQRMISTETPLLEKMTLFWHGHFACRANNPFYAQQLNNIQRNNALGSFKTLLMEVSKSPAMLDYLNNQQNKKGHPNENFSRELMELFTLGRGNYTETDIKEAARAFTGWAYNKNGAFEFNPRTHDTQEKTFFGQTGNFDGEAIIDHILAKPETSVFICRKLYVFFVNDTPNEAHVKELAAYFYDQQYDITALMKRIFNAEWFYSKENMGNKIKSPVEFLVNLSREFYVTYNKPQILIQLQSSLGQYLFNPPNVAGWPGGKSWIDSSSLMLRLKIPSLVLNDGILDFDGKADPEEEAVIALNKKQKPKPVKSYVNAQADWPKFLSCFPKDMKQTEMAAFLLEPTVGKKISDLVASNVNLKNTVIAVTSMPEYQLC; this is encoded by the coding sequence ATGGATAGAAAAGACAATTTCTCTAACATCAAGCATCTTTACAACAGAGCCGGTTTCGGCATAGCCTATCCCGATTTATTGCAATTGAGCAAAAGAAAAATAAGTAAGGCGATCAATGCTTTGTTTGTCAGCCCCGTACCTGGAAACGAACTGACTACAGTTACTTCTGATGAATTCAAACAACAGCAGCTTACTTTGTCCGGTTTAAATGGCAAAAAAGAATTAACTCCCGAAGAAAAGCAGCAGCGCGAAGACATTACCAAAGCAAGGAATGAAAAAAGCCGCGATCTTAATTTGAACTGGATACAAAGGATGATCTCCACAGAAACTCCTTTATTAGAAAAGATGACTTTGTTTTGGCATGGACATTTTGCCTGCCGCGCCAATAATCCGTTCTACGCACAACAACTCAACAATATTCAAAGAAACAATGCACTGGGCAGTTTTAAGACACTGCTGATGGAAGTTTCGAAATCTCCTGCTATGCTCGATTATCTCAATAATCAGCAAAACAAAAAGGGTCATCCCAATGAGAATTTCTCCAGAGAATTAATGGAACTATTCACCTTAGGCAGAGGAAATTACACAGAAACAGACATCAAAGAAGCCGCAAGAGCATTCACCGGATGGGCTTATAATAAGAATGGAGCATTTGAGTTCAATCCCAGGACACACGATACACAAGAAAAAACATTCTTTGGACAGACGGGAAATTTTGATGGAGAAGCGATCATTGACCACATACTGGCTAAACCAGAAACTTCAGTTTTCATTTGCCGTAAGCTTTATGTTTTTTTTGTGAATGATACCCCAAATGAAGCGCATGTCAAAGAACTGGCGGCTTATTTCTATGACCAGCAATATGATATCACTGCATTGATGAAACGTATATTTAATGCAGAATGGTTTTATAGTAAAGAAAACATGGGCAACAAAATAAAATCTCCTGTAGAATTTCTTGTCAATCTGAGCAGAGAATTTTATGTCACGTATAATAAACCACAGATTTTAATTCAATTACAAAGCAGTCTGGGACAGTATTTATTTAATCCCCCTAATGTGGCGGGATGGCCGGGCGGTAAAAGCTGGATAGACAGCTCCTCTCTGATGCTTCGGCTCAAGATACCTTCATTGGTTTTAAATGATGGAATCCTTGATTTTGACGGGAAGGCAGATCCTGAAGAAGAAGCTGTCATTGCCCTGAATAAAAAACAAAAGCCAAAGCCCGTTAAATCTTATGTGAATGCACAAGCAGACTGGCCGAAATTTCTATCCTGTTTTCCAAAGGATATGAAACAAACAGAAATGGCTGCTTTTTTACTGGAACCCACTGTAGGAAAAAAGATCAGCGATCTGGTTGCCAGTAATGTCAATCTAAAAAACACCGTCATTGCTGTAACCAGTATGCCGGAGTATCAATTATGCTAA
- a CDS encoding DUF1501 domain-containing protein — protein sequence MERRDFLRKAAFAAAGTMVVPAFMKPFEALALDELSLYKNLVVVQLSGGNDGLNTVVPFGNDIYYQMRNGIAIKPTEVIKLNDMQGLNPNLTCLKELYDQGWMSIINDVGYPNPDRSHFRSMDIWQTASDANQYLSTGWIGRYLDSNCQTCKFPYTAIEVDDSLSLAMKGLSKKGIALKDPATLFRNTNEPFFREMIQSDKDHLDEENLGYLYKTMIETSSSANYIQNTSKIYKPNYTYPNSGFANQLKTVSKFICSGLKTRVYYVSLSGFDTHVNQLNQQGRLLQQYAEGMNAFVKDLNQNNKLEDTLVITFSEFGRRVAQNASNGTDHGTANNMFLFGGRLKKQGIYNAAPDLANLDNGDLKYQVDFREVYGTILDKWLDVNNSQVLNKRFNTLGFI from the coding sequence ATGGAAAGAAGAGATTTTTTAAGAAAGGCAGCTTTTGCAGCAGCGGGTACAATGGTTGTTCCCGCTTTCATGAAGCCATTTGAAGCCCTCGCATTGGATGAACTCAGTTTATACAAGAATCTGGTAGTCGTACAGCTATCCGGAGGTAATGACGGATTAAATACAGTAGTCCCTTTTGGAAATGATATTTATTATCAAATGAGAAATGGGATAGCAATTAAACCAACAGAAGTTATCAAATTGAATGATATGCAGGGCTTAAATCCCAATCTGACCTGTTTAAAAGAGCTTTATGATCAGGGTTGGATGTCTATCATTAACGATGTAGGTTATCCCAATCCTGACCGTTCACATTTCCGATCTATGGATATCTGGCAAACAGCAAGCGATGCGAATCAATACCTTTCTACAGGCTGGATAGGACGTTACCTGGATTCCAATTGTCAAACCTGTAAATTCCCCTACACAGCTATCGAAGTTGACGACAGCCTTTCTTTAGCGATGAAAGGGCTAAGCAAAAAAGGAATTGCACTGAAAGACCCGGCTACCTTGTTCCGCAATACAAATGAGCCATTTTTCAGAGAAATGATTCAGAGCGATAAAGACCATCTGGATGAAGAAAACTTAGGTTATCTCTATAAAACAATGATCGAAACCTCTTCTTCTGCTAATTATATCCAGAATACTTCTAAAATTTACAAGCCCAATTATACTTATCCGAATTCAGGTTTTGCCAATCAGCTGAAAACCGTTTCTAAATTTATTTGTTCCGGCTTAAAAACCCGGGTGTACTACGTTTCTTTAAGTGGTTTTGATACGCATGTGAATCAACTTAATCAACAAGGCCGGTTGTTACAGCAATATGCAGAAGGGATGAATGCTTTTGTGAAAGATCTGAACCAGAATAATAAGCTGGAAGATACGCTGGTAATTACTTTTTCGGAATTTGGCAGACGGGTTGCCCAAAATGCAAGCAACGGGACTGATCATGGTACAGCAAACAACATGTTTTTATTTGGCGGCAGACTAAAAAAACAGGGCATCTATAATGCGGCACCAGATCTAGCAAACCTGGATAACGGAGATTTAAAATACCAGGTAGATTTCAGGGAAGTATACGGCACTATTCTGGATAAATGGCTGGATGTCAACAATTCGCAGGTTCTAAACAAGCGGTTTAATACACTAGGATTTATTTAA
- a CDS encoding peptidoglycan DD-metalloendopeptidase family protein encodes MESLEKLKGWLSNPENQISSVVDFDPSADRLYPFDFTAANLELTAGILADTSVFSSWVSKKLEDTGSRYGIGGYNEHRTIYSRSIHFDTLEEPRRLHLGVDIWGPAGTSVYNFFDAQVHSFKNNDHFGDYGATIILKYQLDGLTLYALYGHLSLKSLERLQVGQFIAGGTLFASFGIPAENGNWPPHLHFQLMFDMQGQEGDYPGVCQFSNKAVYLKNCPDPGLILKHTFNIPAE; translated from the coding sequence ATGGAATCTCTGGAAAAGCTTAAGGGGTGGTTATCAAACCCTGAAAATCAGATCAGCAGTGTAGTAGATTTCGATCCTTCTGCTGATCGGTTATACCCTTTCGATTTTACAGCGGCTAACCTGGAACTTACTGCCGGAATTCTTGCAGATACGTCAGTTTTTTCTTCGTGGGTATCAAAGAAACTGGAAGATACGGGCTCTCGTTATGGTATCGGAGGATACAATGAGCACCGGACAATTTATTCAAGAAGTATTCATTTCGATACGCTGGAAGAACCGCGAAGATTACATCTTGGTGTAGATATCTGGGGACCTGCCGGAACTTCAGTATATAATTTTTTTGATGCACAGGTACATAGTTTCAAAAACAACGATCATTTCGGTGATTATGGGGCAACAATCATCCTGAAATATCAATTGGACGGACTCACTTTATATGCGCTTTACGGACACTTAAGCCTGAAATCATTAGAAAGGCTTCAAGTAGGGCAGTTTATTGCTGGCGGAACTTTATTTGCTTCTTTTGGAATTCCTGCTGAAAATGGAAACTGGCCCCCGCATCTTCATTTTCAGCTGATGTTTGATATGCAGGGACAAGAAGGAGATTATCCTGGAGTTTGTCAGTTTTCTAACAAAGCTGTTTACCTGAAGAATTGCCCGGATCCGGGACTGATTCTCAAACACACTTTTAATATTCCTGCAGAATAA
- the trpC gene encoding indole-3-glycerol phosphate synthase TrpC has product MNILDKIVLRKKVEVEQAKKLVTIKELEQGVYFNRTPYSLKEFIMSPERTGIIAEFKRRSPSKGIINDHSTVVEVTNGYAAAGASAISVLTDIDFFGGHPNDLLEARAANNIPLLRKDFMIDEYQIVEAKGLGADIILLIAAILTPAQIETFSRLAKSLGLNILLEVHNLEELQRSINPYVDAIGVNNRNLTDFSVNIQTSFDLGGEIPKEFLKISESAISDPQTIKQLKAADFNGFLIGENFMKTADPGAAMHEFVKELISV; this is encoded by the coding sequence ATGAATATTTTAGATAAAATCGTACTTAGAAAAAAAGTAGAAGTTGAACAAGCTAAAAAGCTGGTTACTATCAAAGAGCTGGAACAAGGTGTTTATTTTAACCGGACACCTTATTCTTTGAAAGAATTTATAATGAGCCCTGAACGTACAGGCATTATCGCAGAATTTAAGCGCCGTTCTCCATCAAAAGGAATTATCAATGACCATTCTACAGTTGTAGAAGTGACTAATGGTTATGCGGCAGCAGGTGCTTCTGCCATTTCTGTATTGACTGATATAGATTTTTTTGGCGGTCATCCGAATGATTTACTGGAAGCAAGGGCAGCAAACAATATTCCTCTTTTGCGTAAAGATTTCATGATTGATGAATACCAGATTGTAGAAGCAAAAGGCTTGGGCGCTGATATTATTCTGCTGATTGCAGCAATTCTTACCCCTGCACAAATTGAGACTTTCAGCAGGCTGGCCAAAAGCTTAGGCCTGAATATATTGCTTGAAGTGCATAACCTGGAAGAATTACAGCGCAGTATCAATCCTTATGTTGATGCAATAGGAGTTAACAATCGTAATCTGACAGACTTTTCTGTCAATATTCAGACGTCTTTTGATCTGGGAGGGGAGATCCCAAAAGAATTTCTAAAAATATCTGAGAGTGCGATCAGTGATCCACAAACAATTAAGCAGCTAAAAGCGGCTGATTTTAACGGTTTTCTGATTGGTGAAAACTTTATGAAGACAGCTGACCCTGGAGCTGCAATGCACGAGTTCGTTAAGGAATTGATCTCGGTATAA
- a CDS encoding energy transducer TonB — MKKILAVFLFFIGLSVQAQPLFKGGLDAFIQTNIIYPEFSLQHCLEGKINVSFKLNLAGDVYNSKVSSGLGIDLDQEALRLIRLSSGKWQIPEGYDTAYIIIAPVSFTISGGDCAKISTIDKNKAIAAYQANEGLTEVITNFYRNKASGSFNEAEESRIIALKEELGYDDAYLKKKIEEGQKKLKQKDKQGACEDFLFVKYMGSALADELLEKYCK; from the coding sequence ATGAAGAAGATTCTTGCTGTATTCCTGTTTTTTATCGGTTTGTCTGTTCAGGCGCAACCTTTATTTAAAGGTGGTCTGGATGCTTTTATTCAAACAAATATCATTTATCCCGAATTCTCCTTACAACATTGTTTGGAGGGAAAGATTAATGTTAGTTTTAAGCTCAACCTGGCAGGAGATGTTTATAACTCAAAAGTAAGCAGTGGATTGGGGATTGATCTCGATCAGGAGGCTTTACGATTAATCAGGCTGAGTAGCGGAAAATGGCAGATACCTGAGGGTTATGATACGGCTTACATCATTATTGCTCCTGTCAGCTTCACTATTTCCGGGGGAGATTGTGCAAAAATAAGTACTATTGACAAAAACAAGGCTATTGCAGCTTATCAGGCGAATGAAGGGCTGACAGAGGTGATTACTAACTTTTACAGGAATAAGGCTTCAGGAAGCTTCAATGAAGCAGAGGAAAGCAGGATAATCGCATTGAAGGAAGAGCTGGGCTATGATGATGCTTACCTGAAGAAAAAAATCGAAGAAGGGCAAAAGAAGTTAAAACAAAAAGACAAACAAGGAGCCTGCGAGGACTTTTTGTTTGTCAAATATATGGGTTCAGCTTTGGCTGATGAACTACTGGAAAAATATTGTAAATAA
- a CDS encoding App1 family protein, whose product MNNSVTVKVYHGYGHTQNLVVYGHVFKFRAKNTQNYSNNFFVNILYLIRMFILKPYPWVKVRLSFYTQTVTQTTEYDGFFKFEWSAEENVSAGWHQVKVEALGDNGEVLAESTGDVYVPHVTQYAFISDIDDTIMVSHSATIGRRLRELFIKNPHTRKTFPGVSSQYNLLALSHTDVEHPNPFFYVSSSEWNLYDYLVSTFRFNNLPEGTFLLNQIKRWKDLLKTGKTGHEGKLIRVLRIIDAFPNQKFILFGDNSQQDPDIYSSIAIKYPKSIEAIYIRNIRKEKQAITLDLLKKAEEYQIHTCLFTDSKEAMLHAAQIGLIKV is encoded by the coding sequence ATGAATAATTCTGTTACTGTAAAAGTATATCATGGATATGGGCACACACAAAACCTTGTAGTGTACGGTCATGTCTTTAAATTCAGGGCGAAGAATACCCAGAACTATAGCAATAATTTCTTTGTAAATATCCTCTATCTGATCAGGATGTTCATTTTAAAGCCCTATCCATGGGTTAAAGTAAGACTTAGTTTTTATACACAGACTGTCACTCAGACTACAGAATACGACGGTTTTTTTAAATTTGAATGGAGTGCTGAAGAGAATGTGAGCGCAGGCTGGCACCAGGTAAAAGTAGAGGCACTGGGCGATAACGGGGAAGTATTAGCAGAGAGTACGGGGGATGTTTATGTTCCTCACGTTACCCAGTATGCATTTATATCTGATATTGACGATACGATTATGGTTTCACATTCTGCAACTATAGGCAGAAGGCTAAGAGAACTTTTTATTAAAAATCCCCATACCAGGAAAACTTTCCCGGGGGTGAGTTCCCAATATAATTTACTGGCCCTGTCTCATACCGATGTTGAACATCCTAATCCCTTTTTTTATGTTTCCAGTAGTGAATGGAACTTATATGATTACCTGGTCAGTACTTTCAGGTTCAATAATTTGCCTGAAGGAACTTTTCTGCTGAACCAGATTAAGCGGTGGAAAGATCTGTTGAAAACGGGTAAGACCGGGCACGAAGGTAAACTTATACGGGTTTTGAGGATTATAGATGCTTTTCCGAATCAGAAGTTTATACTTTTTGGCGATAATTCTCAGCAAGACCCAGACATTTATTCTTCAATTGCTATAAAGTACCCAAAAAGTATAGAGGCTATCTATATCAGGAACATCAGGAAAGAGAAACAGGCTATTACCCTTGATCTGCTTAAAAAGGCAGAGGAATATCAAATTCATACCTGCCTCTTCACAGACAGTAAAGAAGCCATGTTACATGCTGCTCAAATCGGTTTGATTAAAGTTTAA
- the hflX gene encoding GTPase HflX — MGKEKTYDTAVKQERAVLVGVIRPGEKPEETKEYLDELTFLVDTAGGVVDNIFTQKMLKPDRGTFVGTGKLEEIRAYVKSEEIDMVVFDDELSPSQLRNIERELEVKVLDRSNLILDIFAGRAQTSQAKTQVELAQLQYLLPRLTRLWTHLERQKGGIGMRGPGETQIESDRRMILEKISLLKGRLKLIDKQNETQRKNRTELIRVALVGYTNVGKSTIMNMISKSEVFAENKLFATLDTTVRKVVIDNLPFLLSDTVGFIRKLPHHLVECFKSTLDEVREADILIHVVDVSHTSFEDQIRVVNETLKDLGARDKETIVVFNKIDAYVNPEADEMNEEEKVTLTLEDFKRSWMAQHNTPSLFISALHKENLEEFKQLLYDKVVALHTARYPYDKLLY, encoded by the coding sequence ATGGGAAAAGAGAAAACTTATGATACCGCCGTTAAGCAGGAACGGGCAGTCCTGGTAGGTGTGATCAGACCGGGAGAAAAACCGGAAGAAACAAAAGAATATTTAGACGAGCTAACATTTTTGGTAGATACAGCAGGTGGGGTAGTGGATAACATCTTCACACAAAAAATGCTGAAGCCTGATAGAGGTACCTTTGTTGGAACGGGAAAATTAGAAGAAATAAGAGCCTACGTGAAGTCGGAGGAAATTGATATGGTCGTTTTTGACGATGAGCTATCTCCTTCACAACTGCGGAATATAGAGCGCGAACTGGAAGTGAAAGTTCTGGACAGGAGTAATCTTATCCTTGATATTTTTGCAGGAAGAGCGCAAACCTCACAGGCTAAAACTCAGGTTGAATTAGCGCAGCTGCAATATTTATTACCACGTTTAACACGCTTATGGACTCACCTGGAGCGCCAGAAGGGTGGTATTGGTATGCGCGGACCGGGTGAAACTCAGATTGAGAGTGACAGAAGGATGATTCTGGAGAAAATCTCCCTGTTAAAAGGAAGATTAAAACTGATTGATAAACAGAATGAAACACAACGGAAAAACCGTACTGAATTAATCAGAGTGGCTTTAGTAGGCTATACAAATGTGGGCAAGTCTACTATCATGAACATGATTTCAAAATCAGAAGTGTTTGCAGAGAACAAGTTGTTCGCTACTTTAGATACTACGGTAAGAAAAGTTGTGATTGACAATCTGCCATTCTTATTGTCTGACACCGTTGGTTTTATCCGTAAACTGCCGCATCACCTGGTAGAATGTTTCAAATCAACATTGGATGAAGTCAGAGAAGCTGATATATTAATCCACGTGGTGGATGTGTCTCATACGAGTTTCGAAGACCAGATCAGAGTGGTAAATGAGACGCTGAAAGACCTGGGTGCAAGGGATAAGGAAACGATCGTAGTTTTCAATAAAATTGATGCTTACGTGAATCCTGAAGCCGACGAAATGAATGAGGAGGAGAAGGTGACTTTAACACTGGAAGACTTTAAAAGGAGCTGGATGGCACAGCATAATACGCCGTCGTTATTTATCTCAGCACTGCATAAGGAAAACCTGGAAGAATTTAAACAACTTTTATACGATAAGGTTGTTGCCCTTCATACGGCCAGGTATCCTTATGACAAATTATTATACTAA
- a CDS encoding diacylglycerol kinase family protein: MKLLFIVNPGSGSDNTDFTTVITDFFKALEHQFEIYELTKNCSTEQIKTAIDQAKATRVIAVGGDGTLKLVCELLKGTKTPIGIIPAGSANGMAKELGVPLDINEALDLAINGETKEIHAVVVNGELCIHLSDIGFNAYIVKKFDDLPQRGMWGYTKALWKALWSHHKMEVEFQIGKETIRSEAAMVVIANATMYGTGVKINPDGQLDDDVFEVILVKKYSLMEIIKIRFTDLPFNPEKIESFQTKGLRIKTKHKAHFQVDGEYIGKVNTITAELLPAAITVVFKPVLS, translated from the coding sequence ATGAAATTATTATTTATTGTTAACCCAGGCTCGGGAAGTGATAATACAGATTTCACAACGGTGATTACAGACTTTTTTAAGGCACTGGAACATCAGTTTGAAATCTATGAACTCACTAAAAATTGCAGTACCGAACAAATTAAGACAGCTATTGACCAGGCAAAAGCAACACGTGTAATCGCAGTGGGCGGAGATGGGACTTTAAAACTGGTTTGTGAGTTATTAAAAGGAACGAAAACTCCAATCGGAATTATTCCTGCTGGTTCGGCAAATGGTATGGCAAAAGAACTGGGTGTACCGTTAGACATCAATGAAGCACTCGATTTAGCCATCAATGGGGAAACTAAAGAAATTCATGCAGTAGTTGTGAATGGCGAACTATGTATTCATTTATCTGACATTGGCTTTAATGCTTATATCGTCAAAAAGTTTGATGATCTGCCGCAAAGAGGGATGTGGGGATACACTAAAGCTTTGTGGAAAGCACTATGGAGCCATCATAAGATGGAAGTAGAATTTCAAATCGGGAAAGAAACTATTCGTTCCGAGGCTGCAATGGTGGTTATTGCGAATGCGACCATGTATGGTACCGGTGTTAAAATCAATCCGGACGGTCAGCTGGATGATGATGTTTTTGAGGTTATCCTGGTCAAAAAATACTCTTTAATGGAAATTATTAAGATACGTTTCACCGATTTACCTTTTAATCCGGAAAAGATCGAATCATTTCAGACAAAAGGGTTACGTATTAAAACTAAACACAAGGCACATTTTCAGGTAGACGGAGAATATATAGGTAAAGTCAATACCATAACAGCAGAACTATTACCTGCGGCTATAACAGTAGTTTTTAAGCCAGTGCTAAGCTAA
- the aat gene encoding leucyl/phenylalanyl-tRNA--protein transferase, giving the protein MIFQLPEEELVFPDPSLAEEDGLLAIGGDLSKDRLVLAYQNGIFPWFSEGDPICWFAPPERCVIFPERVKVSKSMRKVMADGVFTVTVDQVFGDVILCCAQTPRKEQDGTWITNAMQQAYINLHQHGWAHSVEVWSEGELAGGLYGLTINGVFVGESMFSLRSNASKTALIWLCQQGNYRLIDCQVPNDHLMSLGAEMITREAYTEILQANL; this is encoded by the coding sequence ATGATATTTCAGTTACCTGAAGAAGAATTGGTTTTTCCTGACCCCTCCTTGGCGGAGGAAGATGGATTGCTGGCTATTGGAGGAGATCTAAGTAAAGACAGGCTGGTGCTGGCCTACCAGAATGGTATCTTTCCGTGGTTTAGCGAAGGAGATCCGATTTGCTGGTTTGCTCCTCCTGAACGCTGTGTAATCTTTCCTGAACGAGTTAAGGTGAGTAAAAGTATGCGGAAAGTAATGGCAGATGGTGTTTTTACAGTAACAGTGGATCAGGTTTTCGGGGATGTGATTCTTTGCTGTGCACAAACTCCCAGAAAAGAACAGGATGGTACCTGGATTACCAATGCAATGCAGCAAGCTTATATCAACTTGCATCAGCATGGCTGGGCACACAGTGTAGAAGTCTGGTCTGAAGGAGAACTGGCAGGAGGTTTATATGGATTAACAATTAACGGTGTGTTTGTTGGAGAAAGCATGTTCAGCCTGAGAAGTAATGCTTCTAAAACGGCCCTGATCTGGCTTTGTCAGCAAGGAAATTACAGGCTGATTGACTGCCAGGTACCCAATGACCATTTAATGAGTTTAGGTGCTGAAATGATTACCCGGGAAGCTTATACAGAAATTCTACAGGCAAATCTTTAA